The region TCGCCACCGATGAGCTGGAACGCGAGCTGAGCGCGCTCGGCTTCACGAACTTCCTCCACACCCCTGCGGGCACCCCGGTCGAGCGCGATGGCCTGCGCATCATGATCACCGCGCTGACCGGCCCCGGGGACGGCCCCATCGGCGACTCGGCGCTCTCGCTGGACGACGGCGAGACGGTGCTGCTCAACCAGAACGACGCCCATCCGCTGGACATCGCGGCCATCCGGGAGTTCGGCGAAGTGGACGCGTACTTCGTCCAGTTCTCCGGGGCTATCTGGTACCCGATGGTGTACCAACTGCCGGACTCCGCCAAGAAGGAGTTCGCCGCGCGCAAGCGGCAGGGGCAGTTCGACCGGGCGCTGCGCTATATCGAAGCGGTGGAGGCCAAGCATGTGTTCCCCAACGCGGGCCCGCCGTGCTTCCTCGACGACGAGCTCTTCGAGCACAACGGCACCGGCCGGGACGGCGAGAGCATCTTCGTGGACCAGCTCGAGTTTCTGCGCCAACTGGGCCGGGCGCGCCCGGAGATGAGGGCGCATCTGCTGCTGCCGGGGACGGTGGCGGAGCCGGAGGACACCGCGTGCAAGCTCACCCACCGCTACACCGAGTCGGAGATCGAGCACATCTTCGGCGAGAAGCGCGCGTATCTGCGGGAATTCGCCCGGCGGCAGCAGTCCGTGCTCGCCGCCGAGCGCGCCTCGCGGGCCCCGGCGCTGCCGCGCGAGCGGCTGCTGGCCGAGCTGAAGCAGTGGTGGGAACCGCTGTTGACGCGGGCCGACCGGATCTGCGCGGGCGTCGGCGGTCCGGCGCGGCTGGACGTGGGCGAGGTGCCGATTGTGATCGACTTCCCGGCGCGGGAGGTCCGCCTCTGGGACGGTGAGCGGTGCCGCTACACGCTGTCCACCTCGGCCGATCTGGTGGCCACCAACATCGACCGGCGCGAGGTGGACTGGTCCAACAGCCTGCTGCTGTCGCTGCGGTTCACCGCCAGCCGGATCGGGCCCTACAACGAGTTCC is a window of Streptomyces violaceusniger Tu 4113 DNA encoding:
- a CDS encoding Rieske 2Fe-2S domain-containing protein; this translates as MRVTGLGHAGLFIETAAGSVLCDPWVNPAFFGSWFPFPDNTDLDWAHYGRAADYLYVSHLHRDHFDAENLRRSVHKDITVLLPAFATDELERELSALGFTNFLHTPAGTPVERDGLRIMITALTGPGDGPIGDSALSLDDGETVLLNQNDAHPLDIAAIREFGEVDAYFVQFSGAIWYPMVYQLPDSAKKEFAARKRQGQFDRALRYIEAVEAKHVFPNAGPPCFLDDELFEHNGTGRDGESIFVDQLEFLRQLGRARPEMRAHLLLPGTVAEPEDTACKLTHRYTESEIEHIFGEKRAYLREFARRQQSVLAAERASRAPALPRERLLAELKQWWEPLLTRADRICAGVGGPARLDVGEVPIVIDFPAREVRLWDGERCRYTLSTSADLVATNIDRREVDWSNSLLLSLRFTASRIGPYNEFLYVFFKCLSMERIEYVENYYDSCQDDGQDIVLDGWRVQRRCPHLRADLGRFGQIEGEVLTCTLHGWRYDLTTGRCLTSDGHDIRASATSQPTAGT